From the genome of Triticum aestivum cultivar Chinese Spring chromosome 3B, IWGSC CS RefSeq v2.1, whole genome shotgun sequence, one region includes:
- the LOC123068593 gene encoding putative disease resistance protein RGA4: MAAILESLLGSCVDKLQNIISDEAILILGVEEELAEVLRRVELIRCCIYDAEKRRTKELAVNNWLGQLRDVIYDVDEILDIARCKGSKLLLDHPSSSSKSAACKGLSVSSCFCNIGPRHDVAVRIRSLNKRIENISKDTTFLTFSSSTQPTGNGPTSKLRRSSNLVEPNLVGKEIIHSSKKLVDLALADKAHKSYKLAIVGIGGVGKTTLAQKIFNDQKIRGSFQLRAWICVSHDYNEVTILKEVLRNIGVYHEQGETIAELQRKLAETVEGKSFFLVLDDVWHPNVWTDLLRTPFHTTNSGVILVTTRDDQIAMRIGIQHTHQVDLMSAEVGWELLWKSMNIAEEKEVHNLRNTGMEIVDKCGRLPLAIKVTASALASKDLTENEWRKFLGKYSGSHGMLSDEIEGALYLSYDELSHRLKQCFLYCALYTENSIIYRGVVTKLWIAEGFIMEQQGQPLEDTAEGYYYELIHRNLLQPDNTIFNQAQCRMHDLLRQLACKLSQDECFIGNVETLRGENMSKLRRLSVVNKKDKLVLTSMDNMVVKVRTFLAFYGPWKIEDTFFKRFLLLRVLALNYSIVQKIPDYIGKLIHLRLLDLGHTGISHLPESIGSLKNLQVLSLINCDALHSLPSAMTQLCNLRCLRLTGTKVNRVPKGIGKLNLLTELRGFLVGDISDNADVQDGWKLEELSSLPQMMYLNLVKLERTAHCRTNVVLEDKKHLKELVLEWTTHGEGPYSEEVSNAEKVFELLVPPRNLETLYIFGFFGQRYPTWFGTACLSSVTHLFLKNLRSCVDLPPVGQLPNLKFLRIDGAHAVTKVGPEFVGCRVGEPISNEFIAFPKLEWFFIKDMPNWEEWSFFKGVENVVHEGGEDGGDEIHNGDAQSTRLQLLPRLAKLKVEGCPKLRALPQQLGEDTASLKELLLIGANNLKAVEDFPVLELLVIEDCEGLEEVSNLPQVSKLQVRGCPNLSHVEGLGNLQQLGLGEDMQEISSRWVPGLQNQRQRLHGEDLDVYTLSTG, encoded by the coding sequence ATGGCAGCCATACTAGAATCTTTGCTTGGATCATGTGTCGATAAGTTGCAAAATATTATTAGTGATGAGGCCATACTAATCCTTGGGGTGGAAGAAGAGCTTGCAGAAGTGTTGCGACGGGTAGAACTAATACGTTGTTGTATATATGATGCTGAGAAAAGGAGGACAAAAGAGCTTGCAGTGAACAATTGGCTTGGTCAACTGAGAGATGTTATATATGATGTTGATGAAATATTGGACATCGCTAGATGCAAAGGAAGCAAGCTACTGCTTGACCATCCATCATCATCAAGCAAATCAGCTGCCTGTAAAGGCCTTTCGGTTTCCTCTTGCTTTTGTAACATCGGGCCACGCCATGATGTTGCTGTTCGGATTAGAAGTCTGAACAAAAGGATAGAGAACATTTCAAAagatacaacatttttaacattCAGCAGTAGTACACAACCTACTGGAAATGGTCCAACATCCAAATTGAGAAGAAGTTCCAACCTTGTTGAGCCTAACCTTGTGGGAAAGGAGATCATACATTCTAGCAAGAAGTTGGTAGACTTAGCACTTGCTGACAAGGCACATAAGTCTTATAAGCTTGCTATTGTTGGAATAGGAGGAGTTGGTAAGACAACACTAGCTCAGAAAATATTCAATGACCAAAAAATAAGAGGAAGCTTCCAGCTACGGGCATGGATTTGTGTTTCACATGACTACAATGAAGTAACTATTCTAAAAGAGGTTCTTCGAAATATTGGTGTGTATCATGAGCAAGGCGAAACCATAGCAGAACTGCAGAGAAAGCTTGCAGAAACAGTTGAAGGGAAGAGTTTCTTTCTGGTTTTAGATGATGTGTGGCATCCCAATGTCTGGACGGATTTATTAAGAACCCCATTCCATACAACAAATTCTGGAGTAATATTGGTAACCACACGAGATGATCAAATTGCAATGAGAATAGGCATACAACATACCCATCAAGTTGATCTCATGTCAGCAGAGGTGGGATGGGAGCTACTTTGGAAGAGCATGAACATTGCCGAAGAGAAAGAAGTGCATAATTTGAGAAACACAGGCATGGAGATTGTTGATAAATGTGGTCGCCTCCCTCTTGCAATTAAGGTTACTGCTAGTGCTTTGGCAAGCAAAGATCTAACCGAGAATGAGTGGAGAAAGTTTTTAGGCAAATACTCTGGCTCCCATGGGATGCTCTCTGATGAAATAGAGGGCGCTCTATACCTAAGCTATGATGAGTTATCACATCGTCTGAAACAGTGTTTCCTTTACTGTGCTTTGTATACTGAAAATTCTATCATTTACCGTGGTGTAGTTACAAAGTTATGGATTGCTGAAGGCTTCATTATGGAGCAACAAGGTCAGCCACTCGAAGACACAGCAGAAGGGTACTACTATGAGTTAATCCATCGGAATCTCCTCCAACCAGATAACACAATTTTTAACCAGGCTCAATGCAGAATGCATGACCTCTTAAGACAGCTTGCTTGCAAATTATCACAGGACGAATGCTTTATTGGAAACGTTGAAACATTGAGGGGTGAGAATATGTCAAAATTGCGACGCCTTTCTGTTGTCAATAAGAAGGATAAATTAGTGTTAACTAGCATGGATAACATGGTAGTTAAGGTGAGGACATTCCTTGCTTTTTATGGTCCATGGAAAATTGAGGATACATTCTTCAAGAGATTTCTACTTCTTCGTGTTCTGGCCCTGAATTACTCAATTGTGCAAAAAATTCCAGATTATATAGGAAAATTGATCCATCTACGCCTACTTGATCTTGGTCATACTGGCATATCTCATCTTCCAGAATCCATTGGATCCCTAAAGAACCTTCAAGTGTTGAGCTTGATAAATTGTGATGCTCTGCACAGTCTTCCATCGGCGATGACCCAATTGTGTAATCTACGATGTCTTCGTCTTACTGGTACAAAAGTAAATCGGGTTCCAAAAGGGATAGGGAAATTAAATTTGCTCACTGAATTACGAGGATTTCTTGTCGGCGACATAAGTGATAATGCTGATGTACAAGATGGGTGGAAGTTGGAAGAGTTGTCTTCTTTGCCGCAAATGATGTATCTTAATCTTGTTAAATTGGAAAGAACAGCTCATTGTCGTACAAATGTAGTGCTGGAGGACAAAAAGCATCTAAAAGAACTGGTGCTAGAGTGGACCACACATGGAGAGGGACCATATTCAGAAGAGGTTAGCAATGCTGAGAAGGTCTTTGAGCTGCTAGTACCTCCACGCAACCTGGAAACCCTCTATATCTTTGGATTCTTTGGTCAGAGGTATCCCACGTGGTTTGGTACCGCCTGTTTGTCTTCAGTAACACACTTGTTCCTAAAAAATCTACGATCATGCGTGGATCTTCCACCGGTCGGACAGCTACCAAACTTGAAGTTTCTGAGAATTGATGGAGCACATGCAGTTACCAAGGTTGGACCTGAATTTGTTGGCTGCAGGGTGGGTGAACCCATAAGCAACGAGTTCATTGCTTTCCCTAAACTTGAGTGGTTCTTCATCAAGGATATGCCCAACTGGGAGGAGTGGTCTTTTTTTAAGGGAGTGGAAAATGTTGTTCATGAAGGAGGAGAGGATGGTGGTGATGAGATTCATAACGGTGATGCTCAATCGACACGATTGCAACTACTGCCTCGTTTGGCGAAGTTGAAAGTTGAAGGTTGCCCAAAGCTGAGGGCTCTCCCACAACAGCTTGGAGAGGACACCGCCAGCTTGAAGGAGCTCTTGTTAATTGGAGCGAACAACTTGAAGGCCGTGGAGGACTTTCCAGTGCTCGAGCTCCTTGTGATTGAGGATTGTGAAGGCCTGGAGGAGGTCTCCAACCTCCCTCAAGTGTCAAAACTACAAGTACGTGGTTGTCCAAACTTAAGCCATGTAGAGGGGTTGGGCAATTTGCAGCAGCTGGGATTGGGCGAGGATATGCAGGAGATATCTTCCCGTTGGGTGCCTGGGCTTCAGAACCAGCGCCAGCGACTTCATGGCGAAGACCTGGATGTCTACACACTATCTACCGGTTAG